From the genome of Acinetobacter sp. TR3:
CCAATATAGCGAAAACTATATATTTCGATTTAAATATTTTCAGAATGAGGCTAAATATAAAACATTATCAGACTCTTTAGATCATCTATTATCTAAAGGTACATTCTTAGAAGGATTATTAAAAAGCCTATTTTTTCTTAATCAAATAGATTTAGCTGAAAAAATTATTAAAATTTACGATTTAGAAACTATTTTCGATTTTATACCTCAAGCTAGGCAGGAAAAAAATTTTAAACATTTTGAATTATTAGGCTATTAAATTTACCTTTACTTGTAATCCTCCCAACCCTCCTTTTAAAAAAGGAGGGAGTAACATGAATCCACTACCACCATCAAATTCACGGCAAGTCCCCCTTTATAAAGGGGGATTTAGGGGGATTCTGGATTGGGCGGTTTGAAATATAAATTCAATAACAACATCAATTTCAGTCAAAACCTGCCTATTATCAAACCTTAGCACGTTTAACCCCAACTGCCCCAAAGCTTGATCTCTCGCCCGATCAGCCTCCAATCCCTCTTCTGTATAGTGCTGCCCACCATCACATTCAATAATTAAATTTGCTTTGGGACAATAAAAATCTACAATAAAATTTAGAATTGGCTTCTGTCTATAAAACTGCAATCCTAAAATCTGTTTACGTCTGATTCTTTGCCATAGTAGTTGCTCAGCATCAGTCATATTGTTGCGTAAATCACAAGATCGCTGTTTTAAGTTCTTATTGTAAGGTTGCATCAATACCTACTGTTTAAAACAGACGCTCAACCTGATCTAAGCATCTCTAGCACAATATATCAACTTGATTTAAAACCTATATCATTTCAATATAGGCTTTTTCAACCTACAGCTCTTTATGCTTCTCAATCAAATCCTCTAGATTCTGATAAACATGCAACACCCGATCTTTATGCGTTCGTGCATGATCCAAACGCTGTTCGGGGTCAACCAAAAGCAAGGTATGACCATCATCAATCAAACGATCAATCCCCTCTAAAAACATCCGTTTACCTACATCATGAATCAGTGAAATCTGGCTCAAATCAATCACGATTGTATTCTTATTCACAGGTTCACACTGCAAAGTCCGTAACAACATTTCCGCTTCAGTAAATTTCAATACACCGCGCAGCACATACACACTTAATGACGCATTTTTCCCTGTCAGATAATGGCTTTGTACAATGGTTTGTGCCGAAGATGTGCCTTCCATCAAATGTAAGCCCATGTCACGTGATAACCGTTCTAAAATATCAATACCACGAACACTATTACCGTGTTCATCTAACTTTGGTGAAAAAGCTGCAATACTGACCTGCCCCGGCAATACACCCAATATCCCACCTGCCACACCACTTTTGGCTGGGATACCAACCGTCGTGAGCCAATCACCAGCGGCATCATACATGCCGCAACTCATCATCACACTGAGGACTTGGCGTACCACTACACGATTCAATAATCGTTTACCTGTTTTAGGATCAATCCCACCATTGGCAAGAACACTTCCCATACGTACGAGATCTTTCACCGTGACCAAAATCGAACACTGACGAATATAGCCATTCACAATATCAACAGGATCGCTCTCCAAAATCCCGACGGTTCGCAACATATACCCTATCGAAAGATTACGATAGGCAGTTTTTACCTCGGACTGATAGACGGCATCATCAAAACGTAGTTCACGCCCAGCCAGTTCGCTCATAAACTCACGTAGAATTTCTGCGCCTTGTAGCCCTTCTTTGATTGGAATCAATGAATGTGTGGTGATTGCACCTGAGTTAATCATTGGGTTTTTTGGACGGCGATCGTTCCCAAGTGAAATCTCATTGAATGCTTCGCCAGAAGGTTCAACACCCACTTTGTCTAATACTGCATCTATTCCAAGCTTTTGTAGTACATAGGCATAAGTAAAAGGCTTAGACATAGATTGAATCGTAAACTCGATCTCATCATCGCCCACCGAATAGATTTCACCATCTACAGTAGACAATGCCAAAGCCAACCGATTGGGATTGGCATTGGCTAACTCAGGAATATAATCGGCTAGACGACCGCTATTATCAGTATCACAGGCATCAATTACGTGTGCCAAATAATCAGGAAGTGGCGTTTTCATGGTTGTCTGCCTTTAAAGATTTAAAGTGTTCATATCAATTAAATTTTATAATACAGAGTACTGATAATATTCAAATTATAGCTTTTGTAATTTTTTTAATGTCTCAAGCAATTGCCAAGGCTCACCATATATTTTTAATGTCTAACCAATAAACCTAACTCACTCGTTCTACAAACAGTATCCCATCCAAATGATCCACCTCATGCTGAACAATTCGTGCAGGGAAACCCTCAAAAGCCGTTTCAATCAC
Proteins encoded in this window:
- a CDS encoding glutaminase, which produces MKTPLPDYLAHVIDACDTDNSGRLADYIPELANANPNRLALALSTVDGEIYSVGDDEIEFTIQSMSKPFTYAYVLQKLGIDAVLDKVGVEPSGEAFNEISLGNDRRPKNPMINSGAITTHSLIPIKEGLQGAEILREFMSELAGRELRFDDAVYQSEVKTAYRNLSIGYMLRTVGILESDPVDIVNGYIRQCSILVTVKDLVRMGSVLANGGIDPKTGKRLLNRVVVRQVLSVMMSCGMYDAAGDWLTTVGIPAKSGVAGGILGVLPGQVSIAAFSPKLDEHGNSVRGIDILERLSRDMGLHLMEGTSSAQTIVQSHYLTGKNASLSVYVLRGVLKFTEAEMLLRTLQCEPVNKNTIVIDLSQISLIHDVGKRMFLEGIDRLIDDGHTLLLVDPEQRLDHARTHKDRVLHVYQNLEDLIEKHKEL
- a CDS encoding endonuclease domain-containing protein; this translates as MQPYNKNLKQRSCDLRNNMTDAEQLLWQRIRRKQILGLQFYRQKPILNFIVDFYCPKANLIIECDGGQHYTEEGLEADRARDQALGQLGLNVLRFDNRQVLTEIDVVIEFIFQTAQSRIPLNPPL